One stretch of Arachis duranensis cultivar V14167 chromosome 1, aradu.V14167.gnm2.J7QH, whole genome shotgun sequence DNA includes these proteins:
- the LOC107478562 gene encoding uncharacterized protein LOC107478562, which produces MRKRLCRQVFHSLDSFDEAVHDELDLVKLKREGEVESGGIVTLDNDNNDKDMNNNSVANNLVGYGSYSGLEDVVLSHSMSDIPLWRTIEDVPAPAMPVEASPRRNDRDGEEARATTLPPSHGLKGKCAVDVSNALASMSGEDQRRLSGPLSNLSNEDEPCYENVDSLLLSSPCEIQGNDASDICESRKVDMMVKAGEMPSNSSTAGLVVVAKPLDYSCGDVPYDCDPCNNAVSSVSVRTPHREPSEECEFCFLNSEDADVPSEDSADSSIIVPCLLTRKPQPIVKDAGYTDSSVNNQMKKELDRSLKKENNSHSSMSSQRQIVKAVLVPNINSTQPPVGVVTRAENPGRNPISAVSSQSNSVSINATRKRLVHAAILTAMDGHPKQKESVASASAKHHADSRAGQQKDLPESEVKSLFLNQEREADDDDNDEDDSDNEIPSFSDIEAMILEMDLCPTDQDTSASREVLRYQHAETKRTIMRLEQCAQSFMQRAIASRGAFAVLYGRNLKQYINKSEVILGRGTDDLHVDIDLRREGCANKISRRQALIRMEANGSFIIKNLGKNSIFLNGKEVAPGQLRGLSASCLIEIRGMSFIFETNNKSVKTYLENMNCKGEDKGKALTMVA; this is translated from the exons ATGCGGAAGAGGCTTTGCAGACAGGTTTTTCACTCTCTTGATTCTTTCGACGAGGCAGTACATGATGAATTGGATTTGGTTAAGCTTAAGCGTGAGGGCGAGGTTGAATCCGGGGGAATTGTAACTttagataatgataataatgataaGGATATGAATAATAATTCGGTTGCTAATAATTTGGTTGGTTATGGGAGTTACTCTGGATTGGAGGATGTTGTGTTGTCTCATTCTATGAGCGATATTCCTTTGTGGAGAACAATTGAGGATGTGCCAGCACCGGCCATGCCTGTCGAAGCGAGTCCTAGAAGAAATGATCGCGATGGGGAGGAAGCAAGGGCAACAACGCTTCCCCCTTCCCATGGTTTGAAAGGCAAATGTGCAGTTGATGTGTCGAATGCTTTGGCATCTATGTCGGGAGAGGACCAAAGGCGCCTTTCTGGTCCactttcgaacttatcaaacgAGGATGAGCCTTGTTATGAGAACGTTGATTCGCTTCTGTTGAGCTCTCCTTGTGAAATTCAGGGAAATGATGCCTCTGATATTTGCGAATCTCGGAAGGTGGATATGATGGTCAAAGCTGGTGAAATGCCCAGTAATTCATCTACAGCTGGATTGGTGGTTGTTGCCAAACCATTAGACTACAGTTGTGGTGACGTGCcttatgattgtgatccttgtaACAATGCTGTGTCATCTGTTTCGGTCCGAACCCCTCATCGGGAACCCAGTGAAGAGTGTGAGTTCTGCTTCCTGAATTCCGAGGACGCTGATGTTCCATCTGAAGACAGTGCAGACTCGTCAATTATAGTTCCTTGTTTGTTGACTAGGAAACCCCAACCAATTGTCAAGGATGCAGGTTATACAGATTCATCTGTTAATAACCAAATGAAAAAGGAACTAGATAGAAgcttgaagaaagaaaataattcaCACTCTTCAATGTCTTCCCAGCGACAGATAGTTAAGGCAGTGTTAGTGCCAAATATAAATTCAACTCAGCCACCTGTCGGTGTTGTTACGAGAGCTGAAAATCCTGGAAGGAACCCTATTTCAGCAGTTTCTAGTCAGAGCAACAGTGTCAGTATTAACGCAACTCGCAAAAGATTAGTTCATGCTGCTATCTTGACAGCCATGGATGGACATCCAAAACAAAAG GAAAGTGTTGCTTCGGCTTCAGCAAAACATCATGCAGATTCAAGGGCAGGGCAACAAAAGGATTTACCCGAATCTGAAGTAAAGTCATTGTTTCTCAATCAGGAAAGAGAggctgatgatgatgataatgacgAAGATGACTCTGATAATGAAATTCCTTCTTTTTCTGATATTGAGGCAATG ATTCTTGAAATGGATTTATGTCCGACTGATCAAGATACAAGTGCAAGCAGAGAAG TGTTGAGATATCAACATGCTGAGACCAAGAGGACCATCATGAGATTGGAGCAATGTGCACAGTCCTTTATGCAAAGAGCCATTGCATCTCGGGGGGCATTTGCTGTATTGTATGGGCGTAATCTGAAGCAATATATTAACAAGAGCGAG GTCATACTTGGAAGAGGAACTGATGACCTACATGTTgatattgacttgagaagagaAGGGTGTGCTAACAAAATATCTAGACGACAA GCTTTAATAAGGATGGAAGCAAATGGCTctttcattattaaaaatcttgGCAAGAATTCTATCTTCTTGAATGGCAAAGAGGTTGCTCCAGGACAGCTGCGGGGTCTTAGTGCTAGTTGTTTGATCGAG ATTAGAGGCATGTCATTCATCTTTGAAACCAATAACAAATCTGTGAAGACTTATTTAGAAAATATGAATTGCAAGGGAGAAGACAAAGGGAAGGCTTTAACCATGGTTGCCTGA
- the LOC107478657 gene encoding E3 ubiquitin-protein ligase RGLG4 isoform X1, whose protein sequence is MGNLIARNRNSSARISRNNTKGSGGRNNSNNNSSAIDNRPLSLSQLRPPRRLAPPQYPSLPLPLLQPQQAQSMSRAQNKSGQEGSAAMGKKDAAKKYALIKDNFTSLEQVTTALRKEGLESSNLILGIDFTKSNEWTGRMSFNNRSLHAIGETSNPYEKAISIVGKTLAPFDDDNLIPCFGFGDATTHNQEVFSFHSDHTPCHGFEEVLACYQKIVPNLKLSGPTSYAPVIEAAIDIVEKNHGQFHVLVIIADGQVTRSVNTEDGELSPQEQKTIKAIVDASEYPLAIILVGVGDGPWEDMQKFDDKIPARGFDNFQFVNFTAIMSKNIGPSEKEAAFALAALMEIPFQYKATLEFGILGRVTGRAKKIVPKPPPVPYSRHVMSNAQASPADDRNQTACPVCLTNAKELAFGCGHMTCRDCASRLSNCPICRERITSRLRVFTG, encoded by the exons ATGGGCAACCTCATAGCCAGAAATAGAAACAGTAGTGCTCGAATTTCAAGAAACAATACCAAAGGAAGTGGTGGaagaaataatagtaataataattctTCAGCCATTGACAATAGACCTTTATCGTTATCACAATTAAGGCCACCGCGACGGTTAGCTCCACCACAGTATCCTTCGCTGCCGCTGCCTTTACTGCAACCGCAACAAGCACAATCCATGTCTAGGGCACAAAATAAGTCAGGACAGGAGGGATCAGCAGCCATGGGAAAGAAGGATGCAGCAAAGAAATATGCTTTGATTAAGGATAATTTCACTTCTCTTGAACAG GTTACAACTGCCTTAAGGAAAGAAGGTCTAGAATCATCAAATCTCATCCTTGGAATTGATTTCACAAAAAGCAATGAATGGACTG GCAGAATGTCATTCAACAATAGAAGCCTGCATGCCATTGGAGAGACATCAAACCCCTATGAGAAGGCCATCTCTATTGTTGGCAAGACTTTGGCTCCCTTTGATGATGATAACTTGATTCCATGTTTTGGCTTTGGTGATG CAACAACCCATAATCAAGAAGTGTTTAGCTTTCACAGTGATCATACACCTTGTCATGGTTTTGAGGAAGTTCTTGCGTGCTACCAAAAGATAGTTCCAAACTTGAAACTTTCAG GACCAACTTCTTATGCTCCTGTGATCGAGGCTGCAATAGACATTGTTGAGAAAAATCACGGCCAATTTCATGTGTTGGTTATCATTGCAGATGGGCAG GTTACTAGGAGTGTCAACACTGAAGATGGAGAACTGAGTCCTCAAGAACAGAAGACAATCAAAGCTATAGTTGATGCAAG TGAATACCCCCTTGCAATTATTCTGGTTGGGGTTGGTGATGGTCCATGGGAAGACATGCAGAAGTTTGATGACAAGATACCGGCGCGTGGTTTCGACAATTTTCAG TTTGTTAACTTCACTGCCATAATGTCTAAAAATATTGGCCCCTCTGAGAAAGAAGCAGCTTTTGCTCTAGCTGCTCTCATGGAGATCCctttccaatacaaagcaacccTTGAATTTGGAATACTTGG ACGTGTAACAGGAAGAGCGAAGAAAATAGTTCCAAAGCCTCCTCCAGTTCCTTATTCCCGGCATGTAATGAGCAATGCACAAGCATCACCAGCAGATGATCGAAACCAAACG GCCTGCCCTGTATGTCTCACCAATGCAAAGGAACTGGCTTTTGGATGTGGCCACATG ACTTGCAGAGATTGTGCATCAAGATTAAGTAATTGTCCCATATGCCGTGAGAGGATCACTAGTCGTCTCAGGGTATTCACTGGCTGA
- the LOC107478657 gene encoding E3 ubiquitin-protein ligase RGLG4 isoform X2, with the protein MGNLIARNRNSSARISRNNTKGSGGRNNSNNNSSAIDNRPLSLSQLRPPRRLAPPQYPSLPLPLLQPQQAQSMSRAQNKSGQEGSAAMGKKDAAKKYALIKDNFTSLEQVTTALRKEGLESSNLILGIDFTKSNEWTGRMSFNNRSLHAIGETSNPYEKAISIVGKTLAPFDDDNLIPCFGFGDATTHNQEVFSFHSDHTPCHGFEEVLACYQKIVPNLKLSGPTSYAPVIEAAIDIVEKNHGQFHVLVIIADGQVTRSVNTEDGELSPQEQKTIKAIVDASEYPLAIILVGVGDGPWEDMQKFDDKIPARGFDNFQFVNFTAIMSKNIGPSEKEAAFALAALMEIPFQYKATLEFGILGRVTGRAKKIVPKPPPVPYSRHVMSNAQASPADDRNQTACPVCLTNAKELAFGCGHMTCRDCASRLSNCPICRERITSRLRVFTG; encoded by the exons ATGGGCAACCTCATAGCCAGAAATAGAAACAGTAGTGCTCGAATTTCAAGAAACAATACCAAAGGAAGTGGTGGaagaaataatagtaataataattctTCAGCCATTGACAATAGACCTTTATCGTTATCACAATTAAGGCCACCGCGACGGTTAGCTCCACCACAGTATCCTTCGCTGCCGCTGCCTTTACTGCAACCGCAACAAGCACAATCCATGTCTAGGGCACAAAATAAGTCAGGACAGGAGGGATCAGCAGCCATGGGAAAGAAGGATGCAGCAAAGAAATATGCTTTGATTAAGGATAATTTCACTTCTCTTGAACAG GTTACAACTGCCTTAAGGAAAGAAGGTCTAGAATCATCAAATCTCATCCTTGGAATTGATTTCACAAAAAGCAATGAATGGACTGGTAG AATGTCATTCAACAATAGAAGCCTGCATGCCATTGGAGAGACATCAAACCCCTATGAGAAGGCCATCTCTATTGTTGGCAAGACTTTGGCTCCCTTTGATGATGATAACTTGATTCCATGTTTTGGCTTTGGTGATG CAACAACCCATAATCAAGAAGTGTTTAGCTTTCACAGTGATCATACACCTTGTCATGGTTTTGAGGAAGTTCTTGCGTGCTACCAAAAGATAGTTCCAAACTTGAAACTTTCAG GACCAACTTCTTATGCTCCTGTGATCGAGGCTGCAATAGACATTGTTGAGAAAAATCACGGCCAATTTCATGTGTTGGTTATCATTGCAGATGGGCAG GTTACTAGGAGTGTCAACACTGAAGATGGAGAACTGAGTCCTCAAGAACAGAAGACAATCAAAGCTATAGTTGATGCAAG TGAATACCCCCTTGCAATTATTCTGGTTGGGGTTGGTGATGGTCCATGGGAAGACATGCAGAAGTTTGATGACAAGATACCGGCGCGTGGTTTCGACAATTTTCAG TTTGTTAACTTCACTGCCATAATGTCTAAAAATATTGGCCCCTCTGAGAAAGAAGCAGCTTTTGCTCTAGCTGCTCTCATGGAGATCCctttccaatacaaagcaacccTTGAATTTGGAATACTTGG ACGTGTAACAGGAAGAGCGAAGAAAATAGTTCCAAAGCCTCCTCCAGTTCCTTATTCCCGGCATGTAATGAGCAATGCACAAGCATCACCAGCAGATGATCGAAACCAAACG GCCTGCCCTGTATGTCTCACCAATGCAAAGGAACTGGCTTTTGGATGTGGCCACATG ACTTGCAGAGATTGTGCATCAAGATTAAGTAATTGTCCCATATGCCGTGAGAGGATCACTAGTCGTCTCAGGGTATTCACTGGCTGA